AAGAAAAAGTTGAAAAAAATGATGAAATATTGATGGCACTCCATGCAACGCAGGATATCTTCAACAATTCCATTCCTTTAGAAGCGGCTCAAATGGTGGCGGAAAGATTGAACGTAAAAGTTGGAAGAATATACGAGCTTGCGACATTTTACAGCATGTACTCTATCAAACCTAGAGGTAAGCACATCATACGTTACTGTGAGAGCCTTCCGTGCCATGTTAGAGGTGGAAGAGAAGTCAAAGAAGCACTCGAAAAGACGTTGGGTATTAAAACTGGAGAAACAACAAAAGATAGGATGTTTACCCTCGAGTCTTCATCATGCCTGGGATTGTGTGGAGTTGGGCCGGTTATCACGATTGATAGCGAAGCCATAGGTAATGTGACACCGGAAAAGGTGAAGGAAATAATAGAAAGTTATAGAGGTGAGGAGTCATGAGAAACGTGACAGTTGTGCTGGTGTCCACCGATTCTAACAGCATTCTTAGCGGCGCGAAAGAGTATGAAGAACTGCTGAGAACTTTGGTATCAGATCACAACATGAGCGATCTGGTTCAGGTTATGGAAACGGGAACATTTGGTGTGTATGAAAATGGTGTGCTCTTCCAAATACTGCCTGATGATATTTTTTATCTCATCAAGTCTTCATCCGATGTGAAAAAAGTATTTGAAGAGCA
This window of the Mesoaciditoga lauensis cd-1655R = DSM 25116 genome carries:
- a CDS encoding complex I 24 kDa subunit family protein yields the protein MKDEKKKLLLEKLKEIEKEKVEKNDEILMALHATQDIFNNSIPLEAAQMVAERLNVKVGRIYELATFYSMYSIKPRGKHIIRYCESLPCHVRGGREVKEALEKTLGIKTGETTKDRMFTLESSSCLGLCGVGPVITIDSEAIGNVTPEKVKEIIESYRGEES